The following coding sequences lie in one Candidatus Neptunochlamydia sp. REUL1 genomic window:
- the bamD gene encoding outer membrane protein assembly factor BamD, which yields MKKVAIILLICFGALSANPLDPVIRSQINVHRYYSKMIDHYQNEDWQKLSWKCQDLIADFPTSPFAREALYYLGVAHYKLGEFEHANMAFSDYLKEELTPKFFDQVIRYKFEIARAFDEGARVHLFGWQKMPKWLPAYDEALEIYDEVITTLPRDDLAAQSLYRKGVILLRMEEYKKSIEAFQTLIRRFPKHPRSPDGYVGISEVYLTECDQEFPDANKLDLAEINLRKFRYHFPSEPRITEAEEKLLGMKERLANDLLEIAEFYERTKKKKAAAIYYATILKKYPETKAANKSEKRLKVLDVPDVYSNKKSQEGAIVVDSSAE from the coding sequence ATGAAAAAAGTAGCTATCATACTTCTCATTTGTTTCGGAGCGCTTAGCGCGAACCCTCTTGACCCGGTTATTCGTAGTCAGATCAATGTTCATCGGTACTACTCAAAAATGATCGACCATTATCAGAATGAGGATTGGCAGAAACTTTCTTGGAAGTGCCAAGATCTTATTGCTGATTTTCCAACGAGTCCTTTTGCTCGTGAAGCCCTCTACTATTTGGGGGTTGCACATTACAAGCTGGGGGAGTTTGAACATGCAAATATGGCTTTTTCTGATTACTTAAAGGAAGAGCTGACACCTAAGTTTTTTGATCAAGTGATTCGCTATAAATTTGAAATTGCCCGTGCTTTTGACGAAGGGGCAAGAGTTCACTTGTTTGGTTGGCAGAAAATGCCCAAGTGGCTTCCTGCATATGATGAAGCCCTTGAAATTTATGATGAAGTGATTACAACCCTTCCACGAGACGATTTGGCTGCTCAATCACTGTATAGGAAAGGGGTAATTCTGCTTCGCATGGAAGAATATAAAAAGAGTATTGAAGCATTTCAAACGTTGATTCGCCGCTTTCCTAAACACCCACGTTCTCCCGATGGATATGTTGGTATTAGTGAAGTTTACCTTACTGAGTGTGATCAGGAATTCCCAGATGCTAATAAACTTGATTTAGCAGAGATTAATCTCCGAAAATTTCGTTACCACTTTCCAAGTGAACCTCGCATTACTGAGGCTGAAGAGAAGCTGTTAGGGATGAAGGAGCGCCTTGCCAATGATCTGCTAGAGATCGCTGAGTTCTATGAAAGAACAAAGAAGAAAAAGGCTGCTGCAATCTACTATGCGACAATCCTTAAGAAATATCCAGAAACCAAAGCAGCAAATAAGTCTGAAAAACGACTAAAAGTTCTTGATGTCCCCGATGTTTACTCGAATAAAAAGTCCCAGGAAGGGGCGATTGTTGTGGATAGCTCTGCTGAGTAG
- a CDS encoding ATP-binding protein — translation MYDGIMEEQKSFSAHLSELYAMLGWVCERLGQTGLSDIEVRRIEIALEEGLVNVISYAYQGEEGKIALSIRCEKGKYVEITIEDSGLPFNPLKHKRKIDPFVPVEDLEEGGLGILFMQKLMDKVEYQRFKKKNQLTIRKNLP, via the coding sequence ATGTATGATGGGATCATGGAAGAGCAAAAATCATTTAGTGCGCATTTGAGTGAGCTGTATGCAATGCTTGGGTGGGTTTGCGAGAGACTTGGTCAAACCGGTCTGTCAGACATTGAGGTAAGGCGGATTGAAATTGCGCTGGAAGAGGGACTTGTGAACGTAATTTCCTATGCGTATCAAGGGGAAGAGGGAAAAATTGCACTTTCTATCCGGTGTGAAAAAGGAAAGTATGTGGAAATCACGATAGAAGATTCGGGGCTCCCCTTCAATCCGTTGAAACATAAGAGGAAAATCGACCCTTTTGTTCCGGTTGAAGATCTGGAAGAAGGTGGATTAGGTATTTTATTTATGCAAAAGCTTATGGATAAAGTAGAGTACCAAAGGTTCAAGAAAAAAAATCAACTTACCATACGAAAAAATCTACCTTAA